A stretch of the Malus sylvestris chromosome 10, drMalSylv7.2, whole genome shotgun sequence genome encodes the following:
- the LOC126586223 gene encoding phosphoglycerate mutase-like protein 1 isoform X15, with amino-acid sequence MENGSGPSLFPLHRCKTLHLVRHGQGIHNVEGAKNYKAYMKPEYFDAQLTPLGWQQVDNLRKHVHECGLSKRIELVLTSPLLRTLQTAVGVFGGEGYKDGMDVLPLMVENAGNSERPSISSLNCPPIIAVELCREHLGVHPCDSRRNISNYQFLFPAVNFSLIETDEDVLWEADVRETTEEVAARGMKFMNWLWTRKEKEIAIVTHNGFLFHTLNALGNDCHPSMKKEMSTHFANCELRSMIIVDRSMTGTDLSTTDYPGRIPPGPDLPSDVADEKEA; translated from the exons GTGAGGCATGGACAAGGAATCCACAATGTAGAAGGAGCTAAGAACTACAAAGCATACATGAAACCTGAATATTTTGATGCACAACTTACTCCACTAGGCTGGCAGCAG GTTGATAATTTGCGTAAGCATGTTCATGAATGTGGGCTTTCCAAGAGGATTGAGTTGGTCCTCACATCTCCTTTGCTAAG GACTCTCCAAACGGCTGTTGGAGTATTTGGAGGCGAGGGTTACAAGGATGGAATGGACGTGCTGCCTCTAATGGTGGAAAATGCAGGAAATAGTGAACGCCCTTCAATTTCAAGTCTCAACTGCCCGCCAATCATTGCAGTAGAGCTTTGTCGAGAACATTTG GGCGTTCATCCGTGTGATAGCAGGAGGAATATCAGCAACTATCAGTTTCTATTTCCTGCTGTTAATTTTTCTCTG ATAGAAACTGATGAGGATGTATTGTGGGAGGCCGATGTGAGGGAGACGACAGAGGAAGTTGCAGCTAGGGGAATGAAATTCATGAACTG GTTGTGgacaaggaaagagaaagaaatagCGATTGTTACTCATAACGGGTTCTTGTTTCACACGCTAAATGCACTAGGAAATGATTGTCATCCTTCGATGAAAAAAGAAATGTCCACACA CTTTGCAAATTGCGAACTTCGCTCCATGATCATTGTTGACAGAAG TATGACAGGGACCGATTTATCAACAACTGATTATCCAGGAAGGATTCCTCCGGGGCCGGATCTCCCTAGTGATGTTGCTGATGAAAAAGAAGCGTGA
- the LOC126586223 gene encoding phosphoglycerate mutase-like protein 1 isoform X26 has protein sequence MKPEYFDAQLTPLGWQQVDNLRKHVHECGLSKRIELVLTSPLLRTLQTAVGVFGGEGYKDGMDVLPLMVENAGNSERPSISSLNCPPIIAVELCREHLGVHPCDSRRNISNYQFLFPAVNFSLIETDEDVLWEADVRETTEEVAARGMKFMNWLWTRKEKEIAIVTHNGFLFHTLNALGNDCHPSMKKEMSTHFANCELRSMIIVDRSMTGTDLSTTDYPGRIPPGPDLPSDVADEKEA, from the exons GTTGATAATTTGCGTAAGCATGTTCATGAATGTGGGCTTTCCAAGAGGATTGAGTTGGTCCTCACATCTCCTTTGCTAAG GACTCTCCAAACGGCTGTTGGAGTATTTGGAGGCGAGGGTTACAAGGATGGAATGGACGTGCTGCCTCTAATGGTGGAAAATGCAGGAAATAGTGAACGCCCTTCAATTTCAAGTCTCAACTGCCCGCCAATCATTGCAGTAGAGCTTTGTCGAGAACATTTG GGCGTTCATCCGTGTGATAGCAGGAGGAATATCAGCAACTATCAGTTTCTATTTCCTGCTGTTAATTTTTCTCTG ATAGAAACTGATGAGGATGTATTGTGGGAGGCCGATGTGAGGGAGACGACAGAGGAAGTTGCAGCTAGGGGAATGAAATTCATGAACTG GTTGTGgacaaggaaagagaaagaaatagCGATTGTTACTCATAACGGGTTCTTGTTTCACACGCTAAATGCACTAGGAAATGATTGTCATCCTTCGATGAAAAAAGAAATGTCCACACA CTTTGCAAATTGCGAACTTCGCTCCATGATCATTGTTGACAGAAG TATGACAGGGACCGATTTATCAACAACTGATTATCCAGGAAGGATTCCTCCGGGGCCGGATCTCCCTAGTGATGTTGCTGATGAAAAAGAAGCGTGA
- the LOC126586223 gene encoding phosphoglycerate mutase-like protein 1 isoform X25: MKPEYFDAQLTPLGWQQVDNLRKHVHECGLSKRIELVLTSPLLRTLQTAVGVFGGEGYKDGMDVLPLMVENAGNSERPSISSLNCPPIIAVELCREHLGVHPCDSRRNISNYQFLFPAVNFSLIETDEDVLWEADVRETTEEVAARGMKFMNWLWTRKEKEIAIVTHNGFLFHTLNALGNDCHPSMKKEMSTHFANCELRSMIIVDRSMTGTDLSTTDYPGRIPPGPDLPSDVADEKEA, from the exons ATGAAACCTGAATATTTTGATGCACAACTTACTCCACTAGGCTGGCAGCAG GTTGATAATTTGCGTAAGCATGTTCATGAATGTGGGCTTTCCAAGAGGATTGAGTTGGTCCTCACATCTCCTTTGCTAAG GACTCTCCAAACGGCTGTTGGAGTATTTGGAGGCGAGGGTTACAAGGATGGAATGGACGTGCTGCCTCTAATGGTGGAAAATGCAGGAAATAGTGAACGCCCTTCAATTTCAAGTCTCAACTGCCCGCCAATCATTGCAGTAGAGCTTTGTCGAGAACATTTG GGCGTTCATCCGTGTGATAGCAGGAGGAATATCAGCAACTATCAGTTTCTATTTCCTGCTGTTAATTTTTCTCTG ATAGAAACTGATGAGGATGTATTGTGGGAGGCCGATGTGAGGGAGACGACAGAGGAAGTTGCAGCTAGGGGAATGAAATTCATGAACTG GTTGTGgacaaggaaagagaaagaaatagCGATTGTTACTCATAACGGGTTCTTGTTTCACACGCTAAATGCACTAGGAAATGATTGTCATCCTTCGATGAAAAAAGAAATGTCCACACA CTTTGCAAATTGCGAACTTCGCTCCATGATCATTGTTGACAGAAG TATGACAGGGACCGATTTATCAACAACTGATTATCCAGGAAGGATTCCTCCGGGGCCGGATCTCCCTAGTGATGTTGCTGATGAAAAAGAAGCGTGA
- the LOC126586223 gene encoding phosphoglycerate mutase-like protein 1 isoform X12 gives MENGSGPSLFPLHRCKTLHLVRHGQGIHNVEGAKNYKAYMKPEYFDAQLTPLGWQQVDNLRKHVHECGLSKRIELVLTSPLLRTLQTAVGVFGGEGYKDGMDVLPLMVENAGNSERPSISSLNCPPIIAVELCREHLGVHPCDSRRNISNYQFLFPAVNFSLIETDEDVLWEADVRETTEEVAARGMKFMNWLWTRKEKEIAIVTHNGFLFHTLNALGNDCHPSMKKEMSTHFANCELRSMIIVDRSMTGTDLSTTDYPGRIPPGPDLPSDVADEKEA, from the exons ATGGAGAATGGTTCAGGTCCAAGTTTGTTTCCGCTGCACCGATGCAAAactcttcacctg GTGAGGCATGGACAAGGAATCCACAATGTAGAAGGAGCTAAGAACTACAAAGCATACATGAAACCTGAATATTTTGATGCACAACTTACTCCACTAGGCTGGCAGCAG GTTGATAATTTGCGTAAGCATGTTCATGAATGTGGGCTTTCCAAGAGGATTGAGTTGGTCCTCACATCTCCTTTGCTAAG GACTCTCCAAACGGCTGTTGGAGTATTTGGAGGCGAGGGTTACAAGGATGGAATGGACGTGCTGCCTCTAATGGTGGAAAATGCAGGAAATAGTGAACGCCCTTCAATTTCAAGTCTCAACTGCCCGCCAATCATTGCAGTAGAGCTTTGTCGAGAACATTTG GGCGTTCATCCGTGTGATAGCAGGAGGAATATCAGCAACTATCAGTTTCTATTTCCTGCTGTTAATTTTTCTCTG ATAGAAACTGATGAGGATGTATTGTGGGAGGCCGATGTGAGGGAGACGACAGAGGAAGTTGCAGCTAGGGGAATGAAATTCATGAACTG GTTGTGgacaaggaaagagaaagaaatagCGATTGTTACTCATAACGGGTTCTTGTTTCACACGCTAAATGCACTAGGAAATGATTGTCATCCTTCGATGAAAAAAGAAATGTCCACACA CTTTGCAAATTGCGAACTTCGCTCCATGATCATTGTTGACAGAAG TATGACAGGGACCGATTTATCAACAACTGATTATCCAGGAAGGATTCCTCCGGGGCCGGATCTCCCTAGTGATGTTGCTGATGAAAAAGAAGCGTGA
- the LOC126586223 gene encoding phosphoglycerate mutase-like protein 1 isoform X24 — protein MDFFFYRCYVTKTSRTTKPVDNLRKHVHECGLSKRIELVLTSPLLRTLQTAVGVFGGEGYKDGMDVLPLMVENAGNSERPSISSLNCPPIIAVELCREHLGVHPCDSRRNISNYQFLFPAVNFSLIETDEDVLWEADVRETTEEVAARGMKFMNWLWTRKEKEIAIVTHNGFLFHTLNALGNDCHPSMKKEMSTHFANCELRSMIIVDRSMTGTDLSTTDYPGRIPPGPDLPSDVADEKEA, from the exons ATGGACTTTTTCTTCTACAGATGCTATGTTACGAAAACTTCGAGAACTACAAAGCCT GTTGATAATTTGCGTAAGCATGTTCATGAATGTGGGCTTTCCAAGAGGATTGAGTTGGTCCTCACATCTCCTTTGCTAAG GACTCTCCAAACGGCTGTTGGAGTATTTGGAGGCGAGGGTTACAAGGATGGAATGGACGTGCTGCCTCTAATGGTGGAAAATGCAGGAAATAGTGAACGCCCTTCAATTTCAAGTCTCAACTGCCCGCCAATCATTGCAGTAGAGCTTTGTCGAGAACATTTG GGCGTTCATCCGTGTGATAGCAGGAGGAATATCAGCAACTATCAGTTTCTATTTCCTGCTGTTAATTTTTCTCTG ATAGAAACTGATGAGGATGTATTGTGGGAGGCCGATGTGAGGGAGACGACAGAGGAAGTTGCAGCTAGGGGAATGAAATTCATGAACTG GTTGTGgacaaggaaagagaaagaaatagCGATTGTTACTCATAACGGGTTCTTGTTTCACACGCTAAATGCACTAGGAAATGATTGTCATCCTTCGATGAAAAAAGAAATGTCCACACA CTTTGCAAATTGCGAACTTCGCTCCATGATCATTGTTGACAGAAG TATGACAGGGACCGATTTATCAACAACTGATTATCCAGGAAGGATTCCTCCGGGGCCGGATCTCCCTAGTGATGTTGCTGATGAAAAAGAAGCGTGA